In a single window of the Falsirhodobacter halotolerans genome:
- a CDS encoding tripartite tricarboxylate transporter permease, whose product MDILSYLLPLFDLEVLWVIALGTLGGLIIGALPGLTATMGVALLIPLTFGMQPVMGLNMLIGIYIGGIYGGCISAILLRTPGTPSSAATVLDGYPMALKGEAGRALGMATIASTIGGLFAAVVLATLAPQLAGVALRFGAAEYFALALFGLTIIASLSGDILKGVISGLLGILIACFGADPITGGLRYTFGLSGFASGFAFTPALIGLFALSEVFTQLERLGRDEKVTLKVAGRWPTRADMRDSRGALIRGSIIGTIIGIIPGTGSGTASWIAYNEAKRSSKTPEKFGTGYPPGLAATESANNAVCAAALIPLLALGIPGDVVTAVLMGGLMIQGLAPGPMLYVTNPDVVVGIFGGTFIATIFMFIFGMALIPVFSRILMIPKHILAVTIVVFCFIGSYSINLNPVDLYTMVGFGVLGWGMQKFGFSQPALCIALILGPMMEANLRRGLLQTHNDLGAFLSGPITLVFLGLAALSLFLPLLAQAKARRNQPQLK is encoded by the coding sequence ATGGACATTCTCTCCTATCTCCTACCCCTGTTCGATCTGGAGGTGCTGTGGGTCATTGCCCTTGGCACGCTTGGGGGGTTGATCATCGGCGCCCTGCCGGGTTTGACCGCGACGATGGGCGTCGCGCTGCTTATTCCCCTGACCTTCGGGATGCAGCCCGTGATGGGCCTGAACATGCTGATCGGCATCTATATCGGCGGCATCTACGGGGGGTGCATTTCGGCGATCCTGCTTCGGACGCCCGGCACACCATCATCGGCGGCGACCGTTCTGGACGGCTATCCGATGGCGCTGAAGGGCGAGGCGGGTCGCGCGCTTGGCATGGCCACGATCGCGTCAACCATCGGGGGGCTGTTCGCGGCTGTCGTGCTGGCGACGCTTGCGCCGCAGCTTGCGGGCGTGGCGCTGCGCTTCGGCGCGGCCGAGTATTTCGCGCTCGCGCTGTTCGGTCTGACGATCATCGCCTCTCTTTCCGGTGACATTCTCAAGGGCGTCATTTCGGGATTGCTCGGCATCCTGATCGCGTGCTTTGGGGCCGATCCGATCACGGGCGGACTTCGTTACACGTTCGGACTGTCGGGGTTCGCCTCGGGGTTCGCGTTCACACCCGCTCTGATCGGCCTGTTCGCGCTTTCCGAGGTTTTCACCCAGCTCGAACGGCTTGGCCGCGACGAGAAAGTCACACTCAAGGTCGCGGGGCGCTGGCCAACCCGCGCCGATATGCGCGACAGCCGGGGCGCGCTGATCCGCGGCTCGATCATCGGGACGATCATCGGCATCATTCCCGGCACCGGATCGGGGACCGCCTCCTGGATCGCCTATAACGAAGCCAAACGCTCCTCCAAAACGCCTGAAAAGTTCGGCACGGGCTACCCGCCCGGCCTTGCGGCCACCGAAAGCGCCAACAACGCCGTCTGCGCGGCGGCGCTCATTCCGCTACTGGCACTTGGGATTCCGGGCGACGTCGTCACGGCAGTGCTGATGGGCGGGTTGATGATCCAGGGGTTGGCGCCGGGGCCGATGCTTTACGTCACCAATCCCGACGTGGTGGTCGGCATTTTCGGCGGCACGTTCATCGCCACGATCTTCATGTTCATCTTCGGCATGGCACTGATCCCGGTATTCTCACGCATTCTGATGATCCCCAAGCACATCCTTGCGGTGACCATCGTGGTGTTCTGTTTCATCGGGTCGTATTCGATCAACCTGAATCCGGTCGATCTTTATACGATGGTCGGCTTTGGCGTGTTGGGCTGGGGAATGCAGAAATTCGGCTTCAGTCAGCCGGCACTTTGCATCGCGCTGATTCTCGGCCCCATGATGGAAGCAAACCTTCGCCGCGGCCTGTTGCAGACGCATAACGATCTGGGGGCGTTCCTGTCCGGGCCGATCACGCTGGTCTTTCTCGGGCTGGCGGCGCTGTCGCTGTTCCTTCCGCTGCTTGCGCAGGCAAAGGCACGCCGCAACCAACCCCAACTCAAATGA
- a CDS encoding Bug family tripartite tricarboxylate transporter substrate binding protein: MKITAALAATAASFLATAALAQYPERPIQIIVPYSAGGGTDLSVRLLAESLTRHLPNARVVVRNQPGGGGSIGTSAAIHARPDGYTLGTGAQGPISLLPHMGGTDYQLDEVGFVALFGRNLQVLVGCANAPFQDFDSFMEYARDTPVQVGNSGAGGASHISAEAFAKVANVKIESVPYPGAADARTACIGGHIDAMVASPAEALAASEAGQMTPIFVMEDERIDLFPDTPTAVEKGVDFTWSSWKGIIAPQGLPEDVQATLQQALAAAVEDEEFLKAMDDLGEFVTFEDSEGYRARAEADSEIARQTIDDLGLTGMNN, encoded by the coding sequence ATGAAAATCACTGCCGCACTGGCTGCGACGGCGGCCTCGTTTCTGGCGACGGCTGCACTCGCGCAGTATCCTGAACGCCCGATCCAGATTATCGTGCCGTATTCGGCGGGCGGTGGGACAGACCTATCCGTTCGCCTGCTGGCCGAAAGCCTGACAAGACACCTGCCGAATGCACGCGTCGTGGTTCGCAACCAACCGGGCGGCGGCGGATCGATCGGCACGTCGGCGGCCATTCATGCCCGTCCGGATGGCTATACGCTGGGAACCGGCGCGCAAGGGCCCATCTCATTGTTGCCGCATATGGGTGGGACGGATTATCAGCTTGACGAAGTCGGGTTCGTTGCCCTGTTCGGACGCAACTTGCAGGTGCTGGTCGGGTGCGCAAACGCGCCATTCCAAGACTTCGACAGCTTCATGGAATACGCCCGCGACACGCCGGTGCAGGTTGGAAACTCGGGGGCAGGGGGTGCCAGCCACATCTCGGCCGAGGCATTCGCCAAGGTTGCGAATGTGAAGATCGAAAGTGTTCCCTACCCGGGCGCTGCCGATGCGCGCACCGCCTGCATCGGGGGGCATATCGACGCGATGGTTGCCTCTCCTGCGGAGGCTCTGGCCGCATCGGAGGCGGGGCAGATGACGCCGATCTTCGTGATGGAGGACGAACGTATCGATCTTTTCCCCGACACGCCCACGGCCGTGGAAAAAGGTGTCGATTTCACCTGGTCGTCCTGGAAGGGCATCATTGCCCCTCAAGGCCTTCCTGAAGACGTCCAGGCGACGCTTCAGCAGGCGCTTGCCGCTGCGGTGGAAGACGAAGAATTCCTGAAGGCAATGGATGATCTGGGTGAGTTCGTCACCTTCGAGGATTCGGAAGGCTATCGCGCCAGGGCCGAGGCGGACAGCGAGATCGCACGTCAGACGATTGACGATCTTGGCCTCACAGGCATGAACAACTGA
- a CDS encoding dihydrodipicolinate synthase family protein has protein sequence MMTRNAYVALVTCFNDDETINFAATRAHARRQIEAGNDLMVCGTNGDFSALMFDEKVRLVAEVADEVAGRGRIIANAGCPSTFETVRLAKAFDGFGLAGTAVITPYFIACSQDGMVRHFSTVADAVATPIYLYDIPARTQNHIEAETALTLATHGNIKGIKDSGGSTESVEVYLEVARQVPGFEVYCAPDHLVLWGLQKGCSGVISGLGNVAPDVLATIIRAFNENDIPKAEAAQEVFAGLRKDLYALGFPPAMVKRALYTNDSSVGLSRQPALLPDNAQDEAIRKIMTSRGLVQ, from the coding sequence ATGATGACCCGCAATGCCTATGTGGCGCTTGTCACGTGCTTCAACGACGATGAGACGATCAACTTCGCCGCCACACGCGCCCATGCCCGCCGCCAAATCGAGGCCGGCAACGATCTGATGGTCTGCGGCACGAACGGTGACTTCAGCGCGCTGATGTTCGATGAAAAGGTCCGTCTGGTCGCGGAAGTCGCGGATGAGGTCGCCGGTCGTGGGCGTATCATCGCCAATGCCGGCTGCCCTTCGACCTTCGAAACGGTGCGTCTGGCAAAAGCCTTCGATGGGTTCGGACTCGCCGGAACGGCCGTCATCACGCCCTATTTCATCGCCTGCTCGCAGGACGGCATGGTGCGGCACTTCTCGACCGTCGCGGATGCCGTGGCGACGCCCATCTATCTTTATGACATTCCGGCACGCACCCAGAACCATATCGAGGCGGAGACGGCCCTGACGCTCGCCACCCATGGAAACATCAAGGGCATCAAGGATTCCGGCGGGTCGACCGAAAGCGTCGAGGTCTATCTGGAGGTTGCCCGGCAGGTGCCCGGCTTCGAGGTCTATTGCGCGCCCGATCATCTGGTGCTGTGGGGTTTGCAAAAGGGGTGCTCGGGCGTGATCTCGGGTCTGGGCAATGTGGCACCGGACGTTCTGGCAACGATCATCCGCGCCTTCAATGAGAACGACATCCCGAAAGCCGAGGCGGCACAAGAGGTTTTCGCCGGTCTTCGCAAGGATCTCTATGCCCTTGGCTTTCCCCCGGCGATGGTCAAACGCGCGCTCTATACCAATGACAGCTCGGTTGGTCTGTCACGCCAACCCGCGCTTTTGCCCGACAATGCGCAGGATGAGGCGATCCGCAAGATCATGACGTCGCGGGGATTGGTGCAATGA
- a CDS encoding LysR family transcriptional regulator, which produces MPPLDIAMHDLPVSFRTLRYIVETANYGSVTEAARRLSVSQPSISSALAQAERDLGVQIFVRHHARGMTLSVPGQRLVDAARQLLEQTGEFADTVQNLGHPLRGEIVVGSFPTLAMRYMPRIIGSFTKAFPEITVRLVEGDHTELLAGLDDGGIEVALAYDFALPPVVHAHPLNVLPPHALLSPDHPRAADLSVRLADLTDEPFILLDLPHSRDYFFGLFTSCGLRPNIGFRSRSPELVRGLVGNGRGFSIHNVLPLGSVAYDGSQVAMVPLQDSLPPVRTMLLHTSHSDMRPAVKVFSDHVRAAFHNGTFAL; this is translated from the coding sequence ATGCCACCTCTGGACATCGCCATGCACGATCTGCCGGTCTCATTTCGCACCCTCCGATACATCGTGGAAACCGCAAACTACGGCAGTGTGACCGAGGCTGCGCGACGTCTGTCCGTTTCCCAGCCCTCCATATCCTCGGCATTGGCGCAGGCGGAACGGGATCTGGGGGTGCAGATCTTCGTGCGTCATCATGCGCGGGGAATGACCCTGTCGGTGCCGGGCCAACGTCTGGTCGATGCCGCCCGCCAGCTTCTCGAACAGACGGGCGAGTTCGCCGATACGGTGCAGAACCTTGGCCATCCGCTGCGTGGAGAAATCGTGGTGGGCAGTTTTCCTACCCTCGCCATGCGGTATATGCCACGGATCATCGGCAGTTTTACCAAGGCCTTCCCAGAAATCACGGTGCGGCTGGTCGAAGGCGATCATACGGAACTTCTGGCGGGGCTGGACGATGGCGGGATCGAGGTCGCGCTGGCCTATGACTTCGCCCTGCCTCCTGTTGTTCATGCGCATCCGTTGAACGTTTTACCGCCCCATGCCCTGTTGTCGCCGGATCATCCGCGGGCGGCAGACCTGTCGGTGCGCCTGGCCGACCTGACGGACGAGCCTTTCATCCTGTTGGACCTGCCCCATTCGCGGGATTACTTCTTCGGCCTTTTCACGTCATGCGGTCTGCGCCCGAATATCGGCTTTCGCAGCCGTTCGCCGGAACTGGTGCGGGGCCTTGTCGGAAATGGTCGGGGGTTTTCCATCCATAACGTCCTGCCCTTGGGATCGGTCGCCTATGACGGCAGCCAAGTGGCGATGGTCCCGCTGCAGGACAGTTTGCCGCCGGTCCGGACGATGCTTCTTCACACGTCCCACAGCGATATGCGACCAGCGGTAAAGGTGTTTTCAGACCACGTCCGCGCGGCATTCCACAACGGAACCTTCGCGTTATAG
- a CDS encoding phosphoglycerate dehydrogenase has translation MTVVLTTSPGFGKHGRVPDVIARNGWELVRCTDTSRADGGVSDHIARADYLVVGLVAVTPETLAQATSLKAVLKHGVGVENIDIPACTAAGLPVTNTPGANADAVAELAIGFLFALARNMPSGHASVVSGGWDRKVGTQLGGKTLGIVGFGNIGKRLARLASGLGMRVLASDPYPDTAFAAEWGVTILPLDDLLAQSDYVSLHVFGGAGNAALINAEKLAKMKPSACLLNLARGEVVDLDAVAAALSSDRLGGVALDAFVVEPPDISHPIFAHPRAVFMPHSGADTREAVENMGLMVCEDIETLMAGNRPARCLNSKELD, from the coding sequence ATGACAGTCGTTCTGACAACGTCGCCCGGTTTCGGCAAGCATGGCCGCGTGCCGGACGTCATCGCCCGGAACGGGTGGGAACTGGTGCGCTGCACCGACACATCGCGCGCCGATGGCGGTGTGTCCGACCATATCGCCCGCGCCGATTATCTGGTGGTGGGACTGGTCGCGGTCACGCCGGAAACGCTGGCGCAAGCCACGTCGCTGAAGGCCGTGCTGAAGCATGGCGTCGGCGTCGAGAATATCGATATCCCGGCCTGCACGGCAGCCGGTCTGCCCGTGACGAACACTCCCGGCGCCAATGCCGATGCCGTGGCCGAACTGGCGATCGGCTTTCTGTTCGCGCTGGCCCGCAACATGCCATCCGGCCATGCCTCGGTTGTGTCGGGGGGGTGGGACCGCAAAGTCGGCACACAATTGGGCGGAAAGACGCTTGGCATCGTGGGATTCGGCAATATCGGCAAGCGATTGGCACGGTTGGCGTCCGGCCTGGGAATGCGGGTTCTGGCCAGCGATCCCTATCCCGACACGGCGTTCGCGGCCGAGTGGGGCGTCACCATCCTGCCGCTGGACGACCTGCTGGCGCAGTCGGATTACGTGTCGCTGCACGTGTTCGGCGGTGCGGGGAACGCCGCGCTTATCAACGCGGAAAAGCTGGCGAAGATGAAGCCGTCGGCCTGTCTCTTGAACCTCGCCCGCGGCGAGGTCGTCGATCTGGATGCCGTGGCCGCGGCGCTTTCCTCCGACCGCCTTGGGGGCGTTGCGTTGGATGCGTTCGTCGTCGAACCGCCGGACATCTCTCACCCGATCTTCGCCCATCCCCGCGCGGTCTTCATGCCGCATTCCGGTGCCGATACCCGGGAAGCGGTGGAGAATATGGGCCTGATGGTGTGCGAGGATATCGAGACGCTGATGGCGGGCAACCGGCCCGCGCGATGCCTCAATTCCAAGGAGCTGGACTGA
- a CDS encoding TRAP transporter substrate-binding protein — MKHVAAALGMSAFATLFMTAAAVADTRMRLAVETTSGDPTHVMLSTFRDRLQASAGDAVAIQFNDGGSLGDENALAELIRAGAVDVIPMGSDGVAALDSHFSVFDTPFLFASKEQARAALDGEFGQVMAASLRENANLEVLAFGELGVRVISNSKREVVTPADLSGLKLRTPSSPTRMMAFTTLGAIPTNLPLGEVYMGLRQGVIDGQENPLSVIKEFSLHEAQPFISLTNHIYTPITLVMNGAAFDALSEDMKTQVKAAAQAGVETTRILSDESDAKLVEEFRTAGVTVTEPDIAAFQAAAEPVRAEIAKVVTPDFMTSVQGMIQ, encoded by the coding sequence TTGAAACACGTTGCAGCGGCACTCGGGATGTCGGCCTTTGCCACCTTGTTCATGACGGCGGCGGCGGTGGCCGATACGCGTATGCGATTGGCCGTCGAGACGACCAGCGGCGACCCCACCCACGTCATGCTCTCCACCTTCCGGGACAGGCTTCAGGCCAGCGCGGGCGACGCGGTGGCGATCCAGTTCAACGATGGCGGATCGCTGGGCGACGAAAATGCGCTGGCCGAACTGATCCGCGCGGGCGCGGTGGATGTGATTCCGATGGGATCGGACGGGGTGGCAGCACTGGACAGCCATTTTTCGGTGTTCGACACCCCCTTCCTGTTTGCCAGCAAGGAACAGGCGCGCGCCGCACTGGACGGGGAATTCGGTCAGGTCATGGCCGCCTCCCTGCGCGAAAACGCCAACCTCGAGGTTCTGGCCTTCGGCGAATTGGGCGTGCGCGTCATCAGCAATTCCAAGCGCGAGGTCGTGACCCCCGCCGACCTGTCCGGTCTGAAATTGCGCACTCCGTCCAGCCCAACGCGCATGATGGCCTTCACCACCTTGGGCGCGATCCCGACGAACTTGCCCTTGGGCGAGGTTTACATGGGCCTGCGTCAGGGCGTGATCGATGGACAGGAAAATCCGCTGTCGGTCATCAAGGAGTTTTCGTTGCACGAGGCGCAGCCCTTCATCTCGCTGACCAATCACATCTACACCCCGATCACGCTGGTGATGAACGGCGCCGCGTTCGACGCGCTGAGCGAGGATATGAAAACGCAGGTGAAAGCCGCCGCGCAAGCGGGTGTTGAAACCACCCGCATTCTGTCGGACGAAAGCGACGCCAAGCTTGTGGAGGAGTTCCGCACCGCTGGCGTCACCGTGACCGAGCCCGACATCGCCGCCTTCCAGGCCGCGGCCGAGCCGGTGCGGGCCGAAATTGCCAAAGTGGTGACGCCCGACTTCATGACATCGGTGCAGGGCATGATCCAGTGA
- a CDS encoding Ldh family oxidoreductase gives MPYDADAMRDFATRLFIAAGLEADKAVAVATYLLEADLMGHTTHGLALAPWYLRGIEDGVMTKAGAPEVVSDRGAAICWRGRRLPGAWLTSQGLKLACERAQTHGTATLVIGDSHHIGALAAYLHIATDQGLLASIASSSPSGAQVAPFGGTQGVFTPDPVAWGIPAPGAPILIDISASITTANMCARMVREGRTYPHDWLMDSEGSPTRDPRALSEGGSLLPTGGLDHGQKGYGMALSVEALTQGLAGYGRADAPAGTNAAVTISVHDPQAFGGVDAFLRQMGWLADACRASHPRDPAHPVRLPGQAALARKAEALASGVRFYPGIVDDLAAEAERYQLDFPAPLI, from the coding sequence ATGCCGTATGATGCCGACGCCATGCGGGATTTCGCCACGCGCCTGTTCATCGCAGCGGGCCTCGAGGCCGACAAGGCGGTCGCGGTCGCGACCTATCTTCTGGAAGCCGACCTCATGGGGCACACGACCCACGGTCTGGCCTTGGCCCCGTGGTATCTGCGCGGAATCGAGGATGGGGTCATGACAAAGGCAGGCGCGCCCGAGGTCGTCTCGGACCGGGGTGCGGCGATCTGTTGGCGTGGAAGGCGCCTGCCCGGGGCATGGCTGACCTCGCAAGGTCTCAAACTGGCCTGCGAACGCGCGCAGACCCACGGCACGGCAACGCTGGTCATCGGTGACAGCCATCACATCGGCGCACTGGCCGCCTATCTGCATATCGCCACCGATCAGGGCCTTCTGGCGTCGATCGCGTCGTCCTCGCCGTCGGGTGCGCAGGTTGCTCCGTTCGGGGGCACGCAGGGCGTCTTCACCCCCGACCCTGTGGCCTGGGGAATTCCGGCCCCCGGTGCACCGATCCTGATCGACATTTCGGCGTCGATCACGACAGCCAACATGTGCGCCCGCATGGTGCGAGAGGGGCGGACCTATCCCCATGACTGGCTGATGGATTCCGAAGGCTCACCCACACGCGATCCGAGGGCCTTGTCCGAAGGCGGGTCTTTGCTGCCGACGGGCGGGCTGGATCACGGTCAGAAGGGATATGGAATGGCCCTTTCGGTGGAAGCGCTGACCCAAGGGCTGGCGGGATATGGCCGGGCCGACGCGCCGGCGGGCACAAATGCGGCCGTGACCATCTCGGTCCATGATCCGCAAGCGTTCGGTGGGGTGGACGCGTTCCTGCGCCAGATGGGCTGGCTGGCGGACGCCTGCCGCGCCTCGCATCCACGTGATCCTGCGCACCCGGTCCGTCTGCCCGGCCAGGCAGCTTTGGCGCGCAAGGCCGAGGCCTTGGCATCCGGGGTCAGATTTTATCCAGGTATTGTCGACGACCTGGCGGCC
- a CDS encoding tripartite tricarboxylate transporter TctB family protein, with product MRNKVRGQSDVIIGAGLLALCAFMAWRTSLMRPVGASSGAGPTLIPWIMIGGIALLSIWLIIRALRGGPRTGDKESAQGLSYGTIARLSCLAVLLVGYAIAFTAIGYLASTLLIFVAALALFGERRPLVLLLVPGIVTGAIYWGFTQLLNVWLP from the coding sequence ATGCGAAACAAGGTTCGCGGGCAGAGCGATGTGATCATTGGCGCGGGGCTTCTGGCTCTTTGCGCGTTCATGGCGTGGCGCACATCGCTGATGCGCCCGGTCGGCGCGAGCAGCGGGGCGGGGCCCACCCTGATTCCGTGGATCATGATCGGCGGAATTGCTCTTTTGTCCATCTGGCTCATTATTCGGGCTTTGCGGGGCGGCCCCCGGACGGGAGATAAGGAGTCTGCGCAGGGCCTGTCTTATGGCACGATAGCCCGGCTGAGTTGTCTGGCCGTTTTGCTTGTCGGCTATGCGATAGCATTCACGGCGATCGGATATCTCGCCTCTACCCTCCTCATATTTGTCGCCGCGCTGGCGCTCTTTGGCGAGCGCAGGCCCCTCGTTCTGCTGCTGGTGCCCGGCATCGTGACAGGGGCGATCTATTGGGGGTTCACGCAGCTTTTGAATGTCTGGCTGCCCTGA